AACCCACCGGCAGGATCGACGATGAGCAGCCCCTACCAGACCCGACGCCGCATCGAGTTTCGCGACACCGACGCCGCCGGCATCATGCACTTCTCAGCCTTTTTCACCTACATGGAACAGGCCGAGCACGAGATGCTGCGTTCCGTTGGGTTGAGCGTGATGCAGCCCGATGGCGAAACGACGATCGGCTGGCCGCGCGTCTCGGCGACCTGCGATTACAAGGGAGCGGTGCGGTTCGAAGACATCATCGATATCTCGGTCGCTGTCGTTCATCTGGGCAGCAAAAGCGTTCGCTATCGGCATGAGTTTCGGATCGCCGATCGCGTCGTTGCAGTTGGCGAAATCGTCGCCGTCTGCTGCCGAATCGACGACCGCCATCAACTCGCCTCGATCGAAATACCCGCTCCGATCCGTGAACGATTGACCCGGCACGCGGTTTAGTTTTTCAGCGCGCTCTCTGCGCGGAATCCAGTCCCGGGGCACGCTCTGGAACCTCGCCTGCCCCTCTCTCCAGCCTTCCCCCTCCAGGCAAATGAAACATCGCAGCACCCGACACGCCGTCGACGACCTCGCCGCTGGCGGGCGTTTGATCCGTTACGAGCATCCGGTCGACGCCAACCTCGAACTGGCGGAGATCCAGCGTCGCGTCTACCTCAGCGGCGGGCCGGCGGTTCTGTTTACCAACGTGACCGGTTGCCGGTTTCCGATGGTCAGCAACCTGTTTGGATCGCTGGACCAGGCTCGTTATCTGTTTCGTCACACGATCGACCGCGTTCGCAAATTGATCGAATTGAAGATCGATCCCTCGTTGGCGGCGAAGCAGTTCTGGCGTTACCCCAGCGTCCCGCTGGCCGCGCTGACGATGTTGCCTCGCCGTTGCCGAAGCGGTGCGGTGATGCAGAATTCGATCGCTCTGCCCGAACTGCCGCAGTTGAAATCGTGGCCCGACGACGGCGGTGCGTTTGTCACGCTGCCACAGGTGCTCAGCCAACCGGCCGAAGGTGCCAGCCTGCAAGAGACAAACCTGGGGATGTACCGGGTCCAGTTGTCGGGGAACGATTACGATCCGCAGACCGAAGTCGGAATGCACTACCAGATCCATCGTGGGATCGGAGTCCATCATCGCGCAGCGCTGGAGAACGGTCGCCCGTTTCGCGTCGTCGTCACCGTGGGCGGTGCTCCTTCGATGACCCTTTCCGCCGTGATGCCGTTGCCCGAGGGTTTGTCCGAACTAACCTTTGCCGGCGCTTTGGCGGGGCACCGGATTCCGATGGTCACCGGTCCGGGGCATGCGCCGATCTACGCCGACGCCGACTTTGCCATCGTCGGCACGATCGATCCGACGCGTCAAAAGCCGGAGGGTCCGTTTGGCGATCACCTGGGCTATTACAGCCTGCGGCACGATTTCCCGGTCCTTAATGTGGAGCGTGTCTACCACCGCAACGATGCCGTCTGGCCACTGACCGTCGTCGGGCGGCCTCCGCAAGAGGATACGACCTTCGGCGAACTGATCCACGATCTGACCGGCCCCGTGATCCCGACGGTCTTGCCGGGGATCAAGGCGGTTCACGCGGTCGATGCTTCCGGCGTCCATCCGCTGCTGCTGGCGATCGGTAGCGAGCGGTATATGCCGATGAGTGGAGCCAACGAGCCGCAGGAATTGCTGACGCAGGCCAACGCTGTTCTCGGTAACGGTCAGCTGTCGCTTGCCAAATACCTCTGGATCGCAAACCACTACGACAACACGGAACTCGACATCCACGACGTCTCCGGTTTCTTGCAGCATATGTTGCAGCGCGTCGATTGGCGTCGCGATCTGCATTTCCAAACACAAACGACCATCGACACGTTGGACTACTCTGGATCGGGACTCAATCGCGGATCGAAAGTTGTGATCGCGGCGGTTGGCCCCGTCGTTCGCCAGTTGCCGACATCGATCGAGGGCGACCTGCATCTGCCCGAAGGCTTTGGCCAGCCGAAAGTTGCGGCTCCAGGAATCCTGATCATCCAAGGTCCGGCCGCGTCGGCGTCGAGTCCGCGGTTGGATGCGCTGTTGACCGATCGCATGGACGTCCACTCGCCGATCAATCGCTTCCCATTGGTGATCGTTGCCGACGACAGCGAGTTCAGCGCGCGGACGATCAACAACTTTGTCTGGACGACGTTCACTCGCAGTAATCCCGCCGCGGATATCTACGGAATCGGAGCGTTTGTGGCCGACAAGCACTGGGGCTGCGAGGGATCGCTGGTGATCGACGCACGCGTCAAACCGCACCACGCGCCGCCGTTGATCGAAGATCCCGAGATCGTCAAACGAGTCGATGCGATCGCCGCACGCGGTGGAGCGTTGGCGAAGTATCTGTAGAAGATCCGGGGCTGTCCCGCGTCGCCACGATCTGCCGCGGGTTGCCAATTGCGATCCGTTGTCTACAACGGGAAAGTAAGTTTGTCGACTCGGGGAGCAATGCGATGAAATCGATCCAAGAACTATTTGATGTCCAACGGCCTGTGGCGCTTGTGACCGGCAGCGGTTCACCGCGGGTGGGCAATGCGATCGCCTGGCGGCTGGCTCGCCGCGGTTTTCGAATCGTCTTGCACTGCAACACCAGCATCGATCACGCGCGGCAGACCGCGGCGGAGATGACCGCTGAGGGGACGGAGGTCTTGGTCGTGCAGGGAGCGATGGACGACGCGGATGATGTCGCGCGGATGTTCCAGGAGATCGATGACCGGTTCGCGCGGATCGATGTGCTGGTCAACAGCGCGGCGATCTGGAGCCCGAAGCGGTTGGAAGATGTCACCGCCGACGATGTCCGCAAGAATTTGGAAGTGAACACGCTGGGAACGTTTATCGCCGCGCAGGCCGCTGGGCTGCGGATGGTCAAGCAAAGTCGGGGCGGTGCGATCGTCAACATCGGCGATTGGGCGGTTGTCCGCCCCTACGTCGACTACGCCGCCTACTTCCCCAGCAAAGGCGCTATCCCCGCGATGACTCGCAGCTTGGCCCTCGAGCTGGCTCAGCGGAATCGCTTCGTCCGCGTCAACGCGATCCTCCCCGGCCCGGTCCTGTTGGGGAGCGAGGTGTCGGACGAAGTCGAAGCGGCCAACCGCGAATCGACGCTCCTCAAACGTGTTGGCACCGCCGAACACGTGGCGCATGCCGTCGAGTTCCTTATCGAAAACGACTTCGTCACCGGCACCTGTTTGAACGTCGACGGCGGCCGCGCGATCTATGCGGGCGACCCGATGCAGGTCGACCATCGCACCGACTGATCCCGCGACCCTTGCTCTGGCCTCGGCATCGTGGGCTGCTGCGATACCGCAACGCAATCAATCGCGTTGCTCTTGGATGATTGCCGCGGCGCCTTGCTGCAGTAGTTCCTCGGCCAGTTGCCGCGCGAGCGTCATCGCTTCTTCGGGTGGCGCGACGCCGTGGGTGTAGAGCCGTTGCTTGCCATCGCGCGAGACGACGACGGCGTCCAGATGCAGTTGCCCCGAGACGATCCGGCCGTAGGTGCCGATCGGTGCCAGGCAGCCTCCTTCGAGCGTCAGCATCAGCGTCCGTTCGGCGGTCACCGAGGCGTGGGTGTCGGGGTCGTTCAGAGCCGACAGAGCGGTGCAGCAGAATCCGTCGTCGGTGCGGATTTCGATTCCCAGCGAACCCTGCCCAGGTGCCGGCAGCATCTTTTCCGGCGACAACGCTTCGGTGATCCGCGTGTGCATCTCCAGTCGCTGCAAGCCAGCTTCGGCCAGGATGATCGCGTCGTATTCGCCCGAATCAAGCTTTTCCAGTCGCGTTTCGACGTTGCCGCGGATCGAGCGGACTTCGAGATCGGGACGCAGGTGGCGCAGTTGCGCTTCGCGGCGGCGGCTGCCCGTGCCGACGATCGCTCCCGCTGCAAGTTCATCCAGCTTCTTGTCGCCACGGCTGATCAAGCAGTCGCGAACCGGAGCCCGCGGCGGTGTGGCGATTAGAGTCAATCCGGGCGTTGGCGCGGTTGGAAGGTCTTTCAAACTGTGGATCGCCACATCGGATTCTTCCGCCAACACCGACCGTTGGATTCCTTTAGTGAACATTCCGACAGCCGATGCGCCATCGATCGGGCGTTGATCCACATCACCCCGCGTCGTCAATAGAATCAACTCGACCTGATGTCCGGCTTCGGTCAGGCGATCGGAGACCCAATTCGCCTGCCACAAAGCCAATGGACTTTGTCGAGTTGCTAATCGGATGGTGCGCGGAGTTTCGGATGTCATCAAATATCGCCTTAGGCTTCGATTTCGAGGATCACTTCGATTTCAACCGCGATGCCGCCAGGCAACGCATTGGTTCCCATCGCACTGCGAGCTCCAACGCCACACTCTTCGCCAAAGACCTCGCGGAACAGTTCGCTGAATCCGTTGACGACAGCCGGTTGTTGGTCGAACGCATCGGTGCAGCGAACCAGCGCCAGCGCTTTGACCACGCGTTTCACGCGATCCAAGCTGCCCAGATTGGCTTTGATCGATGCGAGCAGAGTCAGCCCGACTTGGCGTGCTGCGGCATACCCCGCTTCGAGATCCATGTCTTCGCCCAGTCGACCGACAATTAGGTTGCCATCGGGTTTCAAAGGACCGTGTCCCGACAGGTAGGCCAAGTTGCCAACGATGACACAAGGCTTGTAGACGCCAGCTGGTTTAGGGGCTGGGGGAAGTTCCAGGTTCAGTTTTTCCAAATTCGCTTCGGCACTCATCGGTGATTCCTAGATCGTCGTGAATTTTTTGGGTCGGATAAACAGGTGGGATGTTCGTCGGAACGATTCCATGGTCCAGCGACGGCCATGGTTGGAGCTTTCACTGGCGGAAGGGAATCCCGTTCGAACGACGAACAGCTTAACGACTTTGCCGTCGTTTGCGAACTGCCGCGCGCCAAACCCATCCCGCTTCGCAGACCACCAGCAGCGGTAACAGAGCGAAAACCAAGGTCAAACCGTAGTAGAACGCCCAATCGGCGCGAGCTGCCGATGCGCCGGTCATTGCGATCCGAACGACGCCCATCGGCAGGGCGCAGATCGCTGTCAGGATCATCAGGGCGGAAACGCCAAACCGCAACTGGCGGACTCCGTGTTGGCGGTACAGCAATTTCGCCAGCTGGATTATCAAGATGGCCTGTAAGGCGAGATGTCCCAGGAACAGCAGGCAGGCCGTTGTCGCCGACGCATCGCCATTGAACGCGACCATTGCCGTGAAGCTGAGGTTTAACAAGCCGATCGCCGCCACGGCGACGACAAACCGCACGCGTCGCGCGGCGGGGCTGTCGTTGCTGGTGCGATCACGCGGAGGGTGCGTCGCTGCCTTTTCCGTAAACATCGTTGGGGTCCACCAATCGGGAATCGGCCACGGTCGCCGAGCCATCGGACTGGATCGTCCGATAGAAACAGCTGGCATAGCCATCGTGGCAGGCGGCTCCCGTCTGCTCGACGCTCAATAGAATCGTATCGGCATCGCAGTCGACGCGGATCTCGGTCACGCGTTGCCGATGGCCGCTGGTCTCTCCTTTGCGCCACAACTTGCCGCGGCTGCGACTCCAGTAGGTCGCTTGCCCCGTTTCCAGCGTCTCTTGCCACGCCTGGGGATTCATCCAGGCGAGCATCAGGACGCGGCCGCTGCCAGCATCCTGAGCAATCGCTGGCAACAGACCATCGACGCCGCGCGAAAAGTCGGGGATGGCAGGGGCGTCGGTCATTGGAGTTCCTCGAACAGGGATCGCAAGCAAGTCATTCTATTGAAGCACGGCGCTGGCATGCTTGGCGAACAGGCCCCGCAGATCCTTTTTGTACGTGTTGAGGATCTGTTGGCCAAGCCCTTCGTGATCGCCACAGCGGTACAAAGCTCGCGCGAGGATGATTTCGCGGAGCGGTTGGCTGCGCGTTTCGTTCCCCGAACTGCTGGCCGTTGCGTTGATATCGGTGATCGCGTGCCCCATCATGCCCGGCTTTCGCAACAGCTGCGCCAGCGACTCGGCCGCTTTTGGATCGCCCATCGTTTCCAACGCCATCGCGACGGCGCGGTGATGCGAGAACTCCTTCGACGCATCCAATTGGTTCACCTTTTTCAGGATCGTCGCAAGCGCCGCGTCGTCTCCCGATTTGCCCAACGCGATGA
Above is a genomic segment from Rosistilla ulvae containing:
- a CDS encoding acyl-CoA thioesterase, which produces MSSPYQTRRRIEFRDTDAAGIMHFSAFFTYMEQAEHEMLRSVGLSVMQPDGETTIGWPRVSATCDYKGAVRFEDIIDISVAVVHLGSKSVRYRHEFRIADRVVAVGEIVAVCCRIDDRHQLASIEIPAPIRERLTRHAV
- a CDS encoding UbiD family decarboxylase, which gives rise to MKHRSTRHAVDDLAAGGRLIRYEHPVDANLELAEIQRRVYLSGGPAVLFTNVTGCRFPMVSNLFGSLDQARYLFRHTIDRVRKLIELKIDPSLAAKQFWRYPSVPLAALTMLPRRCRSGAVMQNSIALPELPQLKSWPDDGGAFVTLPQVLSQPAEGASLQETNLGMYRVQLSGNDYDPQTEVGMHYQIHRGIGVHHRAALENGRPFRVVVTVGGAPSMTLSAVMPLPEGLSELTFAGALAGHRIPMVTGPGHAPIYADADFAIVGTIDPTRQKPEGPFGDHLGYYSLRHDFPVLNVERVYHRNDAVWPLTVVGRPPQEDTTFGELIHDLTGPVIPTVLPGIKAVHAVDASGVHPLLLAIGSERYMPMSGANEPQELLTQANAVLGNGQLSLAKYLWIANHYDNTELDIHDVSGFLQHMLQRVDWRRDLHFQTQTTIDTLDYSGSGLNRGSKVVIAAVGPVVRQLPTSIEGDLHLPEGFGQPKVAAPGILIIQGPAASASSPRLDALLTDRMDVHSPINRFPLVIVADDSEFSARTINNFVWTTFTRSNPAADIYGIGAFVADKHWGCEGSLVIDARVKPHHAPPLIEDPEIVKRVDAIAARGGALAKYL
- a CDS encoding SDR family NAD(P)-dependent oxidoreductase, whose product is MKSIQELFDVQRPVALVTGSGSPRVGNAIAWRLARRGFRIVLHCNTSIDHARQTAAEMTAEGTEVLVVQGAMDDADDVARMFQEIDDRFARIDVLVNSAAIWSPKRLEDVTADDVRKNLEVNTLGTFIAAQAAGLRMVKQSRGGAIVNIGDWAVVRPYVDYAAYFPSKGAIPAMTRSLALELAQRNRFVRVNAILPGPVLLGSEVSDEVEAANRESTLLKRVGTAEHVAHAVEFLIENDFVTGTCLNVDGGRAIYAGDPMQVDHRTD
- the hemC gene encoding hydroxymethylbilane synthase, coding for MTSETPRTIRLATRQSPLALWQANWVSDRLTEAGHQVELILLTTRGDVDQRPIDGASAVGMFTKGIQRSVLAEESDVAIHSLKDLPTAPTPGLTLIATPPRAPVRDCLISRGDKKLDELAAGAIVGTGSRRREAQLRHLRPDLEVRSIRGNVETRLEKLDSGEYDAIILAEAGLQRLEMHTRITEALSPEKMLPAPGQGSLGIEIRTDDGFCCTALSALNDPDTHASVTAERTLMLTLEGGCLAPIGTYGRIVSGQLHLDAVVVSRDGKQRLYTHGVAPPEEAMTLARQLAEELLQQGAAAIIQEQRD
- a CDS encoding RidA family protein → MSAEANLEKLNLELPPAPKPAGVYKPCVIVGNLAYLSGHGPLKPDGNLIVGRLGEDMDLEAGYAAARQVGLTLLASIKANLGSLDRVKRVVKALALVRCTDAFDQQPAVVNGFSELFREVFGEECGVGARSAMGTNALPGGIAVEIEVILEIEA
- the hisI gene encoding phosphoribosyl-AMP cyclohydrolase, which gives rise to MTDAPAIPDFSRGVDGLLPAIAQDAGSGRVLMLAWMNPQAWQETLETGQATYWSRSRGKLWRKGETSGHRQRVTEIRVDCDADTILLSVEQTGAACHDGYASCFYRTIQSDGSATVADSRLVDPNDVYGKGSDAPSA